In Nostoc sp. UHCC 0926, a single genomic region encodes these proteins:
- a CDS encoding DNA methyltransferase: MQVPNSKSNSRYIKLCKAVDIPSHPARFAQQISLFFMNFLTEPGDIVLDIFAGSNTTDATAEFV, translated from the coding sequence TTGCAAGTTCCTAATAGTAAAAGTAATTCTCGATATATTAAACTCTGCAAAGCAGTTGATATTCCATCTCATCCAGCGCGTTTTGCCCAACAAATTTCACTATTTTTTATGAATTTTTTAACAGAGCCTGGAGATATAGTCCTTGATATATTCGCAGGTTCTAATACTACTGATGCTACTGCGGAATTTGTATAG
- a CDS encoding metallophosphoesterase: MHWLLSGPLSTEKLTVKIAGLPASLQGKKLVQLSDFHYDGLRLSEDMLEKAIAATNEAKPDLILLTGDYVTDDPTPIQQLVLRLKHLQSRSGIYAILGNHDIYHRHAKAEVTQALTSIGIHVLWNEIAYPLGKELPLVGLADSWSREFHPALVMNQLNPDTPCIVLSHNPDTAEILQAWRVDLQLSGHTHGGQIVIPGIGPATLFYEKVVKKIPRKVRRLVPFLEVNVSVVSHWEWAQGFHRLGKNQLYVNRGLGTYLPGRLFCRPEVTIITLQGK, encoded by the coding sequence ATGCATTGGTTGTTATCTGGGCCGTTGAGTACAGAGAAATTGACGGTTAAGATTGCAGGGTTGCCTGCATCGTTACAAGGTAAGAAGCTGGTGCAGTTGTCAGATTTTCACTACGATGGTTTGCGGCTGTCGGAAGACATGTTAGAAAAAGCGATCGCAGCTACTAACGAAGCTAAACCAGATTTAATTTTATTAACTGGTGACTACGTAACTGACGATCCGACGCCAATTCAGCAACTGGTACTTCGACTCAAACATCTGCAAAGTCGCAGTGGTATCTATGCTATTCTTGGCAATCACGATATATATCACAGACACGCAAAAGCAGAAGTTACACAGGCGTTAACTAGCATTGGAATTCACGTCCTTTGGAACGAAATTGCCTATCCACTAGGAAAAGAATTGCCACTTGTAGGACTGGCGGATAGTTGGTCACGGGAATTCCACCCTGCACTAGTCATGAATCAACTAAACCCCGACACACCCTGCATCGTTTTATCCCACAACCCAGATACTGCGGAGATACTGCAAGCATGGCGAGTTGATTTACAATTATCTGGTCATACTCACGGTGGTCAAATCGTGATTCCCGGAATTGGACCTGCGACCTTGTTTTACGAAAAGGTTGTAAAAAAAATACCCAGAAAAGTGCGGCGTCTAGTCCCATTTTTAGAAGTAAATGTTTCTGTAGTCAGCCATTGGGAATGGGCACAGGGTTTCCATCGGCTAGGAAAAAATCAGTTATATGTCAATCGTGGTTTGGGAACTTACCTCCCGGGACGCTTATTTTGCCGCCCAGAAGTTACTATAATCACCCTACAAGGTAAATGA
- the ccmS gene encoding beta-carboxysome assembly chaperone CcmS yields MFFGNSQPESGDNKWRRQLDRFVKANQQELAALFWGLWLANGDSQGTVGIDLQPTPHFVYCPKEQIENLNNKVDNRLQEILGIVENHQPEMEVVMIGIGKGEIKLIQFVPEPPPPICFEQAGKDVDGLLDVLEQRMSEEIVF; encoded by the coding sequence ATGTTTTTTGGTAATAGTCAACCAGAATCAGGTGATAACAAGTGGCGTCGCCAGTTGGATAGGTTTGTGAAAGCAAATCAGCAGGAATTGGCGGCGCTGTTTTGGGGATTGTGGTTAGCAAATGGCGACAGTCAGGGTACTGTTGGTATTGATTTGCAACCAACGCCGCATTTTGTTTATTGTCCGAAAGAGCAAATAGAGAATTTAAATAATAAGGTTGATAATCGGCTTCAGGAAATTTTGGGAATTGTTGAGAATCATCAGCCGGAAATGGAAGTTGTGATGATTGGGATTGGTAAGGGTGAAATTAAGTTAATTCAGTTTGTACCGGAACCACCACCACCGATTTGTTTTGAGCAAGCTGGTAAGGATGTGGATGGATTATTAGATGTGCTGGAACAGCGGATGAGTGAAGAGATTGTTTTTTAA
- a CDS encoding SulP family inorganic anion transporter encodes MAISDILQEPQRLGSLFSGLRGDLTGGLTAAVVALPLALAFAVASGVEPKAGLYTAIVAGIVAAIFGGSSVQITGPTGAMAVILVGIVAKYGIEKVWIAGVMAGIIQIALGVAKLGQLVKFIPYPVTAGFTNGTAVIIFCGQLNNFFGLQLPRSEHFLPGVWQSLSHVEALNWAAVGLAMVVIATTVLWPKINSTIPGSLMALVLATAIAAYFHLDVPTIGSIPQSLPMPHGIPHWNNFSLIRELINPALALAALGSIESLLSAVVADGMTVSEKHNSDRELIGQGLANIIVPFFGGIPATGAIARTVINVRSGAKTRLSGVIHGVALAIFILTLAPLAAQIPLAALAAILMVVSVRMIEWKAIGLLMHATYSDFAVMILTWLVTILFDLVLAVEVGLIAAAVLFIKRMSELSLVKIPETEVFPPGTPLELGKEIAVYRVDGPLFFGAAERFVTFVRHQPEVKYLILRLRFVPNMDTTGLVALKDIYHDLERHNCRLILTGLQLEVKQLLERSGLLKTIGLSNCFETTTDAICSISPQIEGCSQPIAADLKTKELMELNE; translated from the coding sequence ATGGCAATATCTGATATCCTCCAAGAACCACAGCGTCTGGGTAGCTTATTTAGTGGACTGCGTGGCGATTTGACGGGAGGACTGACAGCAGCAGTGGTAGCCTTGCCTTTAGCTTTAGCCTTTGCAGTGGCAAGTGGAGTAGAACCAAAAGCTGGACTTTACACGGCTATTGTGGCGGGAATTGTAGCGGCAATTTTTGGTGGTTCCTCAGTCCAGATTACAGGCCCAACAGGTGCAATGGCTGTGATTTTGGTGGGAATTGTCGCCAAGTACGGCATTGAGAAAGTTTGGATTGCTGGGGTGATGGCTGGGATTATCCAGATTGCCTTGGGGGTTGCCAAACTGGGACAGCTAGTGAAGTTTATTCCCTATCCGGTGACAGCAGGCTTTACCAATGGTACTGCCGTGATTATATTTTGTGGCCAATTAAATAATTTCTTTGGTTTACAACTACCGCGTAGTGAACATTTTCTACCAGGAGTTTGGCAAAGTCTAAGTCATGTAGAAGCTTTAAACTGGGCTGCTGTTGGGTTGGCAATGGTGGTGATTGCAACCACGGTTTTGTGGCCCAAGATTAATTCTACAATCCCAGGTTCTTTAATGGCGTTGGTGTTGGCAACAGCGATCGCTGCTTATTTCCATCTGGATGTACCCACAATTGGCAGTATTCCGCAATCTTTACCGATGCCCCACGGTATCCCCCACTGGAATAATTTTAGCTTAATTCGGGAACTGATTAATCCCGCTTTGGCTTTAGCAGCACTGGGAAGTATTGAATCGTTGCTATCGGCGGTAGTGGCTGATGGGATGACGGTGAGCGAAAAACACAATAGCGATCGCGAATTAATTGGTCAAGGATTGGCAAATATTATTGTCCCATTTTTTGGTGGCATCCCCGCAACAGGTGCGATCGCTCGGACTGTTATCAATGTCCGTTCTGGCGCTAAAACCCGACTATCTGGGGTAATTCACGGCGTTGCCTTAGCCATTTTTATTTTAACTTTAGCACCCCTAGCAGCACAGATTCCTTTAGCAGCACTTGCTGCCATTCTGATGGTGGTTAGTGTGCGGATGATTGAATGGAAAGCCATTGGTTTATTAATGCATGCTACCTACTCCGACTTTGCTGTGATGATTCTCACCTGGCTAGTGACAATCTTGTTTGACTTAGTTCTGGCTGTAGAAGTGGGATTGATTGCAGCCGCAGTCTTATTCATCAAACGGATGAGTGAATTGAGCCTAGTCAAAATACCTGAAACCGAAGTATTTCCCCCTGGTACTCCTCTGGAATTAGGTAAGGAAATTGCCGTTTATCGGGTAGATGGCCCTCTATTTTTTGGTGCTGCTGAACGGTTTGTTACCTTCGTCCGCCATCAACCGGAAGTGAAGTATTTAATTCTAAGGTTGCGGTTTGTGCCAAATATGGACACAACTGGGTTAGTAGCCTTAAAGGATATTTACCACGACTTGGAACGGCACAATTGCCGCTTAATTCTCACAGGTTTACAACTCGAAGTCAAACAACTACTAGAACGTTCAGGATTGTTAAAAACAATTGGGTTATCAAATTGTTTTGAAACAACGACAGATGCAATTTGCTCTATCTCCCCTCAGATTGAAGGATGTTCTCAACCAATAGCTGCTGATTTGAAAACCAAAGAATTGATGGAATTAAATGAATGA
- a CDS encoding Uma2 family endonuclease — protein MYATVTQPLTFEEFLAWDDGSGREFELSDGIPVPLSEPNANHEDLIERLCTYLENHCQENDLPYVSRQSKQVRLKTVPGEKEKSRKADIVIFAREEWQRMKTSSSSAAAYIPPPGIIEVVSNNWKDDYLTKLAEYVRVASRWRSLSQRREDLGVFEYIIVDYAAFGGIRFIGSPKQPTITIYQLEDGEY, from the coding sequence ATGTACGCAACCGTCACACAACCACTGACTTTTGAAGAGTTTCTTGCCTGGGACGATGGTTCAGGCAGAGAGTTTGAGCTATCGGATGGGATTCCCGTGCCTTTATCAGAACCAAATGCAAATCATGAGGATTTGATCGAGCGACTGTGTACCTACTTAGAAAATCACTGCCAAGAAAATGACCTGCCTTACGTGTCGCGCCAGTCCAAGCAGGTTCGGCTCAAAACAGTACCAGGAGAAAAGGAAAAAAGCCGGAAAGCAGATATTGTCATATTTGCTAGAGAAGAATGGCAGAGGATGAAAACTAGCTCTAGTTCTGCTGCTGCATATATTCCACCACCCGGAATCATAGAGGTCGTTAGCAACAACTGGAAGGACGACTATCTGACAAAACTTGCTGAATATGTTCGCGTAGCGTCTCGTTGGCGTAGCCTCTCGCAGAGAAGAGAAGACTTGGGGGTTTTCGAGTACATAATTGTGGACTATGCTGCTTTTGGTGGTATTCGGTTCATTGGCTCTCCCAAGCAGCCAACCATTACAATCTACCAACTTGAAGATGGAGAGTATTAA
- a CDS encoding AbrB/MazE/SpoVT family DNA-binding domain-containing protein, whose amino-acid sequence MRITPDGQITIPPEIRDVLNISPDVELAFEIEGDRLYLKKIQPIDKISTWIDTMRGCAAGNLTTDQIITLTRSDDNP is encoded by the coding sequence ATGCGGATTACACCTGACGGTCAGATTACCATCCCTCCTGAAATCCGAGACGTGCTAAACATTTCTCCTGACGTAGAATTAGCGTTTGAAATCGAAGGCGATCGCCTCTACCTCAAGAAAATACAACCTATCGATAAAATCTCAACCTGGATTGACACCATGCGGGGTTGCGCTGCTGGAAACCTCACCACTGACCAAATCATCACCCTCACCCGCAGCGACGACAATCCATGA
- a CDS encoding DUF5615 family PIN-like protein — protein MKFLGDENLDWQIVERLRLDGHEVLYVVEMQPGIPDDEVLNLANNESAIWLTSDKDFGELVFRLHRIAADVVLIRLFGLASNDRAEIIANAINEHVDELLGAFTVISSKSIRIRKIT, from the coding sequence TTGAAGTTTTTAGGAGACGAAAATTTAGATTGGCAAATCGTTGAACGTCTGCGGCTAGATGGTCACGAAGTTCTGTATGTTGTGGAAATGCAACCAGGAATTCCTGACGATGAAGTTTTGAACTTGGCTAATAATGAAAGTGCAATTTGGTTGACATCAGATAAAGATTTTGGTGAGTTAGTTTTCCGTTTGCATAGAATTGCGGCAGATGTGGTGTTAATTCGGTTATTCGGTTTAGCTTCAAATGATAGAGCAGAAATTATTGCCAATGCCATTAACGAACATGTAGATGAATTATTAGGAGCTTTTACTGTTATTTCATCTAAAAGTATTCGCATTCGTAAAATAACGTGA
- a CDS encoding metallophosphoesterase codes for MHWLFTGHLRVDKITVKIAELPASLQGTTLVQLSDFHYDGLRLSEDMLEKAIALTNEAEPDLILLTGDYVTDDPTPIHQLVLRLKHLQSRCGIYAVLGNHDIYYSHSKAEVTQALTSIGVHVLWNEVAYPLGKELPLVGLADYWSREFHPAPVMNQLDSVTPRIVLSHNPDTAKILQQWRVDLQLSGHTHGGHFVIPGIGPVVFYYKKLLKKIPKKLRRWVIFFLGDCSKVVRYWEWSQGFHKLEENQLYVNRGLGTYKPGRLFCPPEVTVITLISH; via the coding sequence ATGCATTGGTTGTTTACAGGACATTTAAGAGTAGATAAAATCACGGTTAAGATTGCGGAACTTCCTGCATCTTTACAAGGGACAACGTTAGTCCAGTTGTCAGATTTTCACTACGATGGTTTGCGGCTGTCGGAAGATATGTTAGAAAAAGCGATCGCACTTACTAACGAAGCTGAACCAGATTTAATTCTATTAACTGGTGACTACGTAACTGACGATCCGACGCCGATTCACCAACTGGTGCTTCGACTCAAACATTTGCAAAGTCGCTGTGGTATCTACGCTGTACTTGGTAATCACGATATCTATTACAGCCACTCCAAAGCAGAAGTTACACAGGCGTTAACTAGTATTGGGGTGCATGTGCTTTGGAATGAAGTCGCCTATCCATTAGGAAAAGAATTACCATTGGTAGGACTAGCTGATTATTGGTCACGGGAATTCCACCCTGCACCAGTCATGAATCAACTAGACTCCGTTACACCCCGCATCGTTTTATCCCATAACCCAGATACAGCCAAGATATTGCAGCAATGGCGCGTAGATTTGCAACTATCTGGTCATACCCACGGCGGTCACTTCGTTATTCCGGGCATCGGCCCTGTAGTATTCTATTATAAAAAGCTACTCAAAAAAATTCCCAAAAAATTACGGCGTTGGGTAATATTTTTCCTGGGAGACTGTTCTAAAGTAGTGCGATATTGGGAGTGGTCGCAAGGGTTTCACAAGCTGGAAGAAAATCAACTATATGTCAATCGTGGTTTAGGAACTTATAAACCAGGACGTTTATTTTGTCCGCCAGAAGTGACTGTAATTACCTTAATTAGTCATTAA
- a CDS encoding DnaJ domain-containing protein, which translates to MSDRFNINHVYDILGLKPGASVDEVKQAYRQMAKTWHPDCFLEPQQKLEAEAKIKEINQAYARLKSSQPNDINQSASTSTTIDSTTFNAESFYKRAMEKAQRGKYTEAIEDFSQAIRLSPNYVEAYKYRGLACSKLGYENRAWSDFKNAAELELKQKKASPKPSSSTPKPPTPPPPKPTSPPPKPPEPQPQPSLWKCVHTLSHLNWIFTTVISPDGQTLASGSSDKTIKIWHLDTGKLLHTLTGHTKWVRCLAYSPDSQTLVSGSDDSSMMIWQVSTGKLLSTLKVHSTPVFSVIISPDGQIVLSGGRDTTIKISHIGMGQLLHVLKSHSYLVYSLAICPKQQILVSGSADNTIKLWNLKSRKLLQTLNGHSSWVTCVAISPDGQILASSSYDQTIKLWNISTGKPINTLAGHHSYVWSVAFSPDGQHLASGSADHTVKLWNVSTGQNLYTLDNHSDWVNSVAFSPDGKTLVSGSRDMTIKLWRCDV; encoded by the coding sequence ATGAGCGATCGCTTTAATATAAATCATGTTTACGATATTCTGGGGTTGAAACCAGGTGCATCTGTTGATGAGGTCAAGCAAGCTTACCGCCAGATGGCTAAGACTTGGCATCCAGATTGTTTTCTCGAACCGCAGCAAAAGCTAGAAGCGGAAGCAAAAATCAAAGAAATTAATCAAGCTTATGCAAGGTTAAAATCTTCTCAGCCAAATGATATAAATCAATCTGCTTCTACTTCCACCACAATTGATTCCACTACATTCAATGCTGAAAGTTTCTATAAACGGGCCATGGAGAAAGCTCAAAGAGGAAAATATACTGAAGCAATTGAAGACTTTAGCCAAGCGATTCGTCTCAGCCCTAACTACGTTGAAGCCTACAAATACCGAGGGCTTGCTTGCTCAAAACTAGGATATGAAAATAGAGCTTGGTCTGATTTTAAAAATGCCGCAGAACTGGAACTGAAACAGAAAAAAGCATCGCCTAAACCTTCATCATCAACACCAAAGCCACCAACGCCGCCACCACCCAAACCTACATCGCCACCGCCAAAGCCACCTGAACCACAACCTCAACCTTCACTGTGGAAATGTGTACACACCCTGAGTCATCTAAACTGGATTTTTACCACTGTAATTAGTCCAGATGGGCAAACTCTGGCTAGTGGAAGTAGTGATAAGACTATCAAAATTTGGCATCTCGACACAGGGAAATTACTACATACTCTCACTGGTCATACAAAATGGGTAAGATGCCTCGCCTATAGCCCAGATAGCCAAACTCTGGTTAGTGGAAGTGATGACAGCAGCATGATGATTTGGCAAGTATCTACAGGTAAATTACTCAGCACCCTCAAAGTACATTCAACCCCAGTTTTTTCTGTAATCATTAGTCCAGATGGTCAAATTGTCCTCAGTGGCGGTAGAGACACCACTATCAAGATTTCCCATATAGGCATGGGACAATTGTTGCACGTCCTCAAAAGTCATTCCTACTTGGTCTACTCCCTTGCTATTTGCCCAAAGCAGCAGATTTTAGTTAGTGGTAGTGCAGACAATACCATTAAGCTGTGGAATTTGAAGAGTAGAAAACTGCTGCAAACTCTCAACGGGCATTCAAGTTGGGTGACTTGTGTTGCCATTAGCCCTGATGGGCAAATTTTAGCTAGTAGCAGTTATGACCAGACTATCAAGTTATGGAACATCAGTACAGGTAAGCCAATTAACACACTTGCGGGACATCATAGTTATGTTTGGTCTGTAGCTTTTAGCCCCGATGGTCAGCATCTTGCTAGTGGTAGTGCAGATCATACCGTGAAGCTATGGAATGTTAGCACTGGACAAAATCTTTACACTTTGGATAACCATTCGGATTGGGTTAACTCTGTTGCTTTCAGTCCCGATGGCAAAACTTTGGTTAGTGGTAGTCGAGACATGACAATCAAGCTTTGGCGCTGCGATGTCTAA
- a CDS encoding type II toxin-antitoxin system VapC family toxin, protein MTVLVDSNVILDILTNDPNWFDWSALQLTTYARQDQLAINPIIYAEIAIGFPREQELITALPEDIFQRLPLPWDAAFLAGQSFLNYRRRGGARTSPLPDFYIGAHASTANLPLITRDVNRYRTYFPNVRLVSPE, encoded by the coding sequence ATGACCGTCTTGGTAGACAGCAACGTTATCCTCGACATTCTTACCAACGATCCCAACTGGTTTGATTGGTCAGCCCTTCAATTGACAACCTATGCCCGTCAAGACCAACTTGCCATCAATCCCATCATCTACGCTGAGATTGCCATCGGCTTTCCCAGAGAACAGGAACTCATCACTGCATTGCCAGAAGATATATTTCAACGTCTCCCTTTACCTTGGGATGCGGCATTCCTAGCAGGTCAAAGTTTTCTTAATTACCGTCGTCGTGGTGGCGCAAGAACCTCCCCATTGCCTGATTTCTACATTGGTGCCCATGCTAGCACTGCTAATTTGCCTCTCATTACCCGCGATGTCAATCGCTATCGCACCTACTTTCCCAACGTTAGACTCGTTTCACCTGAATAG
- a CDS encoding ABC transporter ATP-binding protein, with amino-acid sequence MATVLKSHRVSRRRKHSTYPLQRLLEYGHQYRKQIWLAITYSTLNKFFDLAPPGLIGVAVDVVVKQQDSIIAQLGVRDVFGQFLIISFLTVIIWIVESVFEYAYARLWRNLAQNIQHDLRLDAYKHLQELELAYFEERSTGGLMSILSDDINQLERFLDGGANDIIQVSATVIIIGAAFFILAPDVAWMALSPMPFILWGSFAYQRLLAPRYADVREKVGFLNSRLSNNISGITTIKSFTAETYEASRLELDSDAYRRSNSKAIILSAAFVPLIRMLILVGFTALLLYGGMAAVSGRMSVGTYSVLVFLIQRLLWPLTRLGETFDQYQRAMASTNRVMNLLDTPIAIHTGDVSLPVDKVRGEVQFKNVYFAYKDRFPVIKNLSLDIPAGKTIAIVGSTGSGKSTLVKLLLRLYEVQTGSITLDGIDLQTLNLQDLRRCIGLVSQDVFLFHGTIAENIAYGSFETTEQEIITAAKIAEAHEFIINLPQGYETIVGERGQKLSGGQRQRIAIARAVLKNPPILILDEATSAVDNETEAAIQRSLERITVDRTTIAIAHRLSTIRNADCIYVMEHGKLVESGTHEQLLEKDGIYSSLWRVQSGLR; translated from the coding sequence GTGGCTACAGTATTAAAATCTCATCGGGTATCAAGAAGGCGTAAACATTCAACCTATCCTCTCCAGCGTTTGCTTGAGTATGGACACCAGTATCGTAAACAAATTTGGCTGGCGATTACTTATTCTACCCTCAATAAATTTTTTGACTTGGCACCACCCGGCTTAATTGGCGTCGCGGTGGATGTCGTAGTCAAGCAGCAGGATTCCATAATTGCACAGTTAGGGGTACGCGATGTCTTTGGACAATTTTTGATTATTTCCTTCCTCACTGTGATCATTTGGATAGTAGAATCTGTTTTTGAGTATGCCTACGCTCGACTTTGGCGAAATTTGGCTCAGAATATTCAGCATGACTTGCGTTTGGATGCATACAAACATTTGCAAGAGTTGGAATTGGCTTATTTTGAAGAACGCAGCACTGGTGGTTTGATGTCTATCCTCAGTGATGATATTAACCAATTAGAGCGGTTTTTGGATGGGGGAGCAAATGATATTATCCAAGTTTCCGCAACTGTTATAATTATTGGCGCTGCTTTTTTCATTTTGGCTCCTGATGTGGCGTGGATGGCTTTGTCACCAATGCCATTTATCCTCTGGGGTTCCTTTGCCTACCAACGACTACTTGCACCTCGCTACGCTGATGTCCGGGAAAAGGTAGGTTTCCTAAATTCGCGTTTGTCAAACAATATCAGCGGAATTACTACTATTAAAAGTTTCACCGCCGAAACTTATGAAGCCTCTCGTTTGGAATTAGATAGTGACGCTTATCGCCGCAGTAATAGCAAGGCAATTATTCTTTCTGCTGCTTTTGTACCGTTAATTCGGATGCTGATTTTGGTGGGGTTCACGGCATTACTGTTGTATGGCGGGATGGCAGCAGTTTCTGGAAGAATGTCTGTAGGTACTTACAGCGTATTAGTATTTTTAATCCAGCGCTTGCTGTGGCCTTTAACAAGATTAGGCGAAACTTTTGACCAATATCAAAGGGCAATGGCTTCTACTAATCGAGTCATGAATTTGTTAGATACTCCCATCGCTATTCATACAGGTGATGTATCGTTACCTGTGGATAAAGTGCGCGGTGAAGTGCAATTTAAAAATGTTTATTTTGCCTATAAAGATAGATTTCCAGTTATTAAAAATCTGTCTTTGGATATTCCGGCGGGAAAAACTATTGCAATTGTAGGTTCTACTGGTTCGGGTAAAAGCACTTTAGTCAAACTTTTGTTGCGGTTATACGAAGTGCAAACTGGAAGCATTACTCTCGATGGCATTGACTTACAAACCTTGAATTTACAAGATTTACGCCGCTGTATTGGTTTGGTGAGTCAAGATGTCTTTCTATTTCATGGGACTATAGCAGAGAATATTGCTTATGGTAGTTTTGAGACTACAGAGCAAGAAATTATTACGGCGGCGAAGATAGCCGAGGCACACGAATTTATTATTAATCTGCCCCAAGGTTATGAGACAATTGTGGGAGAAAGAGGACAAAAGTTATCTGGTGGACAAAGACAACGGATTGCGATCGCCCGCGCAGTCTTGAAGAATCCCCCCATTCTGATTTTAGATGAAGCGACCTCAGCAGTGGATAATGAGACAGAAGCGGCAATCCAGCGATCGCTTGAACGGATTACAGTTGATAGAACTACAATTGCGATCGCTCATCGGCTTTCCACCATCCGCAATGCCGATTGCATTTATGTCATGGAACATGGGAAATTAGTAGAGTCGGGAACCCATGAGCAATTGCTGGAGAAAGATGGGATTTATTCTAGTCTCTGGCGTGTACAGTCAGGTTTGAGATAA
- a CDS encoding J domain-containing protein, with the protein MRDDFDLNHAYEILGLKTGASQAQVKRAYRQLVKIWHPDRFLEQKQKQEAEEKIKSINAAYNKLKSESPSEPPTPENPSSSSPTNPTKISVNRWDAETFYSWGVENATEGRYEDAIADFTHAIRLNPHYIDAYKYRGLVCSQLGYEYRAASDLNKAAQIEQELTNPGAARTSRSPRAVSKPRPLVKRFCEGIKSLLRLNRRSR; encoded by the coding sequence ATGCGCGATGACTTCGATCTCAATCATGCTTATGAAATTCTTGGGCTGAAAACTGGTGCATCACAAGCACAAGTGAAGCGAGCTTACCGTCAACTGGTAAAAATTTGGCATCCCGATCGCTTTCTTGAGCAAAAGCAAAAACAGGAAGCTGAGGAAAAAATCAAATCAATCAACGCAGCTTACAACAAGCTCAAATCTGAAAGTCCATCCGAGCCTCCTACTCCTGAAAACCCATCTTCATCTTCGCCTACAAATCCCACAAAAATATCTGTTAATCGTTGGGATGCAGAAACTTTTTATAGTTGGGGAGTAGAGAATGCTACAGAAGGAAGATATGAAGATGCGATCGCAGATTTTACCCACGCGATTCGTCTCAATCCTCACTATATTGACGCATATAAATATCGTGGGCTAGTTTGCTCTCAACTGGGATACGAATATAGAGCCGCTTCCGATTTAAATAAAGCTGCACAAATAGAACAAGAGTTAACAAATCCGGGGGCTGCACGTACATCACGCTCACCTAGAGCAGTATCAAAGCCTAGACCTTTGGTAAAAAGATTTTGTGAAGGAATAAAAAGTTTACTGCGGCTAAATCGGCGTTCGAGATAA
- a CDS encoding tocopherol cyclase family protein — MLTIPLNLLQSTQTPHSGYHWDGSSRRFFEGWYYRITLPEIGQTFAFMYSIEDPIGGKPYSGGAAQILGPDDEYLCRTFPDVNKFWGSRDVLGLGHWGKTDLQVSPLYLLPAEFEYHVQEGYQATATLNQGIIRDRATNNYCRWEYEIQPVYGWGDKNSIQQSTAGWLSFSQIFEPGWQILMAHGLASGKIDWNGKIYEFTNAPAYGEKNWGGAFPQKWFWINCNCFEGEPDLALTAGGGRRGVLWWMESVAMIGLHYQGKFYEFVPWNSQVDWEIQPWGRWQMKATNSNYEIELTGTTDLAGTPLRAPTAEGLKYCCRDTMQGKLNLELRELNGRKSQIILKAESFLCGLEVGGGSWDNYWQSR; from the coding sequence ATGTTAACTATTCCTCTAAATCTCCTTCAATCAACCCAAACACCTCATTCTGGCTATCACTGGGATGGCAGTAGTCGCCGCTTCTTTGAAGGCTGGTATTACCGCATCACGTTACCGGAAATTGGGCAAACATTCGCCTTTATGTACTCCATCGAAGACCCCATCGGCGGTAAACCCTATAGTGGCGGTGCAGCCCAAATCCTCGGCCCGGATGATGAGTATTTATGCCGGACTTTTCCTGATGTGAACAAATTTTGGGGTAGTCGAGATGTCCTGGGTTTAGGTCATTGGGGTAAAACGGATCTGCAAGTTTCTCCCCTATACCTTCTGCCAGCCGAGTTTGAGTATCATGTTCAAGAGGGTTATCAAGCCACAGCCACTTTAAATCAAGGAATTATTCGCGATCGCGCCACCAATAATTATTGCCGTTGGGAATATGAAATTCAACCAGTATATGGTTGGGGTGATAAAAATAGCATTCAGCAATCAACCGCAGGCTGGCTCTCATTCTCTCAGATTTTTGAACCCGGATGGCAAATTTTAATGGCTCACGGTTTAGCCAGTGGGAAGATTGACTGGAATGGCAAAATCTACGAATTCACCAACGCCCCAGCCTACGGCGAGAAAAATTGGGGTGGTGCTTTTCCCCAAAAATGGTTTTGGATAAATTGTAATTGCTTTGAGGGCGAACCCGACTTAGCATTAACTGCTGGCGGTGGACGGCGGGGTGTACTGTGGTGGATGGAATCTGTAGCGATGATTGGGTTGCACTATCAAGGCAAGTTTTATGAATTCGTTCCCTGGAATTCACAAGTAGATTGGGAAATTCAGCCTTGGGGTAGATGGCAAATGAAAGCTACCAACTCTAATTATGAAATTGAATTGACAGGAACCACAGATTTAGCTGGTACACCTCTGCGTGCGCCTACAGCAGAAGGTTTAAAATACTGTTGCCGAGACACCATGCAAGGAAAGTTAAATTTAGAGTTACGAGAATTAAATGGTAGAAAATCTCAAATAATCCTGAAAGCAGAAAGTTTTCTTTGTGGTTTAGAAGTAGGCGGCGGCTCTTGGGATAATTATTGGCAGTCTCGCTAA